In Moraxella nasovis, the sequence CGCAAAGCATATCTGATGATTGATGGCACTAAAGGCAGATTTATAGGCGTTTAGTTGCCCTAAAATGGCGTTTTTGCTATAGACATAAAGCGGTGTCTGATAAGTGCTTGCTAAGTCATGAGCATTCACGCCATCGATGTGCAGATGGTTGTTGCGATACTCAATAAACGGCAGAGCGTCGGTAAGAGTGATGGGGTCGATGGTTAGGCTGTCTGTCATGGTCGTCTCGTTTGGATTTAAGTCTATGTTGTTAGTAGCTTTGGTCTGCGCTTTGTTTGTCGATGTCGTCTTGATGGGCTTTTTTGTCAAGGTGCTTTGTGAATTTTGGTAATAAAAAATTGTCTTTTTTGGTGGTATGATCAGCTGGCAGGTATAACGCCCCTTTTTGACCACAACTTGTTAGGCAAATGATGGCAACTAAGCCGCTAAAAGCATAAACTAAAGTTTTCATTATCATATCCATTATAAAAGATATTATTGTATCATAAGTGTTGGTTTTAGGCGGGAAATTGGACTAAATTTAGCCTATTTTTAAATATTTTCATTGAACTAATGTCAAATATAAAGACTTGTTACGGTTTTTACTTATGTTATAATAATTTCATCTTTCTTTCCAATTTAAAGGATAATTCATGTCATTAATCAACCCAACGTTAGTTTTAAACTGTGGTTCATCATCACTTAAATACGCCCTAATTAGCGAAGATGGCGAAACTCGTATCGAAGGGCTTGCCGAAGCACTAGGCAATACAGACGCTCGCATTAAGCATAAGAACCTAGACGGCTCTAAAGTTGACATTAATATCCCAAATAGCGGTGCTCACACTGAAGCTTTGCAAATCATCTTAGGCGATCTTATCAAAGAATACCAGCCTGTGGCTGTAGGGCATCGTGTGGTTCATGGTGGCGATAAGTTTACTAAAGCGACTGTGATTAATGAAGAAGTCTTGGCGACCATCGAAGAATTGGCAACCCTTGCTCCTTTACATAATCCTGCCAACGCCCTTGGCATTAAAGCGATTAATGACATCTATCCTAAGTTACCACAAGTTGCGATTTTTGATACTGCATTTCATCAAACTATGCCCGCTCATGCGTATCGCTATGCTGTGCCAAAACAGCTATACACTGACCATCAAATCCGCCGTTACGGCTTTCATGGCACAAGCCATAACTATGTATCAAACCGTGCCAGTAAGCTAACCACCCAAGACGGCGATAAAGGCTGGCTTGTGGCACACTTAGGTAATGGCTGCTCAGCGACTGCTGTCTATAATGGGAAAAGCATGGACACAAGCATGGGTATTACACCGCTTGAAGGTTTGATGATGGGTACACGCTCAGGCGATATCGACCCAAGTTTTCATTTGCACATTCATCGCACACTTGGCTTATCGCTTGAAGAAGTGGATACTTTATTAAATAAAAAGAGCGGTCTTTTGGGCGTGTCGGGCGTCTCAAATGACATGAGAATCCTTGAGCAAGCTGCTGCAGAAGGCAATCAGGACGCTATCCTTTCTCTTGAGATGTTCGCCTATCGTGTCGCTAAATATTTACTAAGTCTGACAGCTGGCTTGCCAGTATTGACTGGTGTGGCTTTCACAGGCGGTATTGGTGAGAACGGTGCAGACATGCGTGGTAAAATCGTCGCCCATCTAAAACACTTGGGTGCAAAAATTGACACAGCCAAGAATGATGCACTAATCCGTGGTGCAGAAGGTAGCTTTCATGCTGATGATTCTGCCATTGAGCTTTGGGTAATTCCAACTGATGAAGAATACCAAATCATGAGTGAAACTCGTGAGATTTTAGGTCTATAAGATTTATGCAAATGCTAGAAGTCTTTATAAAAGGGCTTTTGGCATTTGTCATTTATGTCTAATTTAAAACACAAAAGGTAAAATCATGACAACTTTTTTATTTGTGCCAGTCGGACAAGCGGATGTGACAAACGTTGTAAATAAGACCAATAAAGCCGTCTTTGATCCCATCAAGTCGCTTGGACAAGATCGGTTTGAAGAGGTGTTGGCAAAGGGTAAGTTGGGCGATTTACTAGAAGTGGTATTTGCTCAAGTGAATGCAGCTGATGATGACATTAAGCTTGTTCAGGGGGTTAGTACAACACATACATATGCTGATACTGTCAACGTTCGCTTAGCTTATGCCTTAGATGCAGATGTAATCTTAGTGGGTGACAACGAAAATCTTTTTGCCATTGCTGAGCAAACCTTTGGTGAGCGTGTCGTGGCAAAGGTGAGTGAAGACGGCGATGCTAATGAATTTATCAAAGTAAATGATCGTCCTGCTCGCTTATCACCATCGGCATTTCGCCACGCTGTCGTAGAAAAAGCCAAAGCTGCCAAAAAGCGTATCGTACTGCCAGAAGGTGAAGAGCCACGCACCATCACTGCGGCTGCCATCTGCCAAGAGCGTGGTATCGCCCAGTGCGTGTTACTTGGCGATCCCAAGAAGATTGCAAGCGTAGCAGCTGAGCGTGGTGTTAGCCTGCCAGAAGGCATCGAAATCATCTGCCCAAGCAGTATCGCTGACAAATATATCGCACCCATGGTAGAACGCCGCAAGGGTAAGCTTGATGAAGCAGGTGCTAAACAAGCCCTAGAAGATACTGTCGTGTTAGGAACGATGATGCTTTATGTGGGTGATGTCGATGGGCTGGTGTCAGGTGCGGTACACACGACAGCCGATACGATTCGCCCTGCATTTCAGCTGATCAAGACTGCCCCAGAATACTCTTTAGTGTCGTCTGTATTTTTTATGTTGCTACCTGAGCAAGTGGTTGTTTATGGTGACTGTGCTGTCAATCCAAACCCAACAGCCGAACAGTTGGCAGAGATTGCTATTCAGTCAGCTCAGTCTGCCCGTGCCTTTGGGATTGAGCCTAAAGTTGCTATGATTAGTTACTCTACCATGAATTCAGGTTCAGGTGAAGATGTCGATACAGTCAAAGCTGCTGTACAAATCGTGCGTGAAAAAGCACCACAGCTGGCAGTAGATGGCCCGTTGCAGTTTGATGCAGCAAGCGTGCCAAGTGTGGGCAAGTCAAAAGCACCAAACTCAAAAGTTGCAGGTGAAGCAAATGTATTTATCTTCCCAGATCTAAACACAGGTAACACCACGTATAAGGCGGTACAACGTACCGCAGGCGTGATTAGTGTTGGTCCAATGCTCCAAGGTCTAAACAAGCCTGTGAATGACTTGTCTCGTGGTTGCTTGGTGGATGATATTATATATACGATTGCACTGACCGCCATTCAGGCAGTGGATGATTAAGTTTAATCATCATCTATAAAAACGCCCAACCGATATGAGTTGGGCGTTTTTTTAATGGAGTTTAGTTACAGCTGTTCGTTACGTTGGAATACCCATGTTTTATCATCGCTAAGATTAGGCTTAAAATAATAGCCATCGGTGTTAAATTGCTTTAAGTCATCAGGGTTGGTAATTTGATTTTTAGCGGCAAAATTTACCATAAGTCCGCGAGCTTTCTTGGCATAAAAACTAACTACTTTATATTTGCCATTTTTCTCATCTTCAAAGCGTGGCGTAATAATGCGTGCTTTAATTTTCTTGGGCTGCACTGCTTTATAGTATTCGTTAGAAGCCAGATTGATGAGCGTGCTTTGCTTGTTATGTTGCATGTGCTGATTGATGAGCGTGGTGATTTTATCTCCCCAATATTGATATAAATCATCAGCATGTGGCGTTTTAAATTTTGTACCCATTTCAAGGCGATAAGGCAACATCATATCTAGTGGTTTTAGCAGTCCGTATAGACCTGATAAGATGCCCAAGTGGCAGTTTAGGTAGTTCATTTCATCTAGGTTAAGCTGATAGGCGTCAAGCCCTGTATAGACATCGCCGTCAAATAAATAAGCAGCTGGCTTGGCATTTTCATCAAACGGATAGCACCAATGCTGATTACGAACGACGTTAAGCTCGGCAATCTTAGCAGACACCCCCATAAGCTCTTGAATATCAATAACGTCGCAGCTTTTTAGTGTTTGCATTAAGGTGATTGCATCATCAATTAAAGCAGGCGTGCCTGTGGTTATATCAAGTGGCACGGGCGTTTTTTCGTCTAAGTTTTTGGCGGGTGATAATAAAAAATACATAAGATAAGCACATATTGATGGGTTCGCTTATTATTATAATCAAAAATACGACTTTTGCCAAAACTCAATTGGTAAAGTGGTTGGTTTTTTGGTGTGGTTTTTGTATAATCAACAAGTGATTAAACGATTAGTGAATACATAAAACGAACAAGGATTGACCATGACAGACTTAATGCAAGCACGCTTGATGCCTACAAATGGCGATAAAAGCATTGGTGTTATCACCATAAATAGACCAAAAGCGTTAAACGCCCAAAATCTTGAGATGGTGAAATTTACCGCACAGACCTTAGACGACTGGGCAAACGATGACAACGTAGCAATGGTCGTGCTGCATGGTGCAGGTGATAAGAGTTTGTGTGCAGGAGGCGATATTAAGTCGCTTTATACCAATGCTGATGAGGCGGAGGAATTTTTTGGGTGTGAGTATGGGCTAATGTATAATATGCATACCTATTGTAAGCCTGTGTTATCGTGGGGTAACGGCATTGTTATGGGCGGCGGCTTAGGGCTGCATGCAGCATCAAGTCATAAGGTTGTCACCCAAAGCACACTAATGGCAATGCCTGAAGTATCCATTGGGCTATTTCCTGATGCGGGAGCGTCTTATTTTTTAAATCGTATGATGGAAAAAGTGGGGCTGTTTTTGGGCTTGACAGGAGCTAGATTTAATGGCGATGACGCTCTTTACTTGGGTTTGGCAGATTTTGCCATCGAGCATGAGCAGTTTGAAGCGGTGCTTGATGGGCTAACCAAGGTCAGCTTTGCTGATGATGACTTAAATCATCATCGACTGACCGCCTTTTTGCAGCAGTTTCACCGCACTGATATTTTAGCACAAGGTGAAATATTGCCAAATTTTGCTAAGATTAATGCATTGATGAACGCAGGCGATCTATTGCTTGTGGATAAAGCCCTTCAAGAATATGCAGGCGACAGTAGCTTTATCCAGACGGCTATTGATAGCTATCAAAATGGCTCAGCACTCACTAAAGCCATCACTTGGCATATTTACCACCATCTAAAAACACACGATTTATCGCTTGATGACATCTTTAAGATAGAAAAAGCCGTCGCTATCCAGTGCGTACAGCAAGGCGATTTTAAAGAAGGCGTGAGAGCCTTATTGGTTGATAAAGACAAAAACCCTAAATGGCAGTTTTCTTTAAGTCAGATTAATGAAGCGTGCATTCGTCAGTATGTTCCGTTTTAGTTGATTTAAAAGGTGCTATTAACGCACCTTTTTTTCATTAAGGCTTTTTCATTTTAAGAAAATCCGCTAAAATGCACAAGCTAATAAATACTAAGTCAAAGGTCGTATTATGAACCACTCTAACCCTATAAAATCTCGTCTCGATCATGCCATGTCTAAGCCCCAAATCACAGCCAGCGGTGGTATCCGCCACTTTTTGGGTGTCGAAGGGCTTGGACGCACACAGCTTGAGAATATCATCGATAAGGCGATGGGCTATTTTGACGCTGATGGACGGCTGATAAATACCGATGAACTTGCTGGCAAGACGGTGATGAATTTATTTTTTGAAAACTCAACTCGCACACGCACAACTTTTGAGGCTGCCCAAAAACGTCTAGGTGCCAATGTACTTAATCTTGATATTGCACGCTCTTCAACGAGCAAAGGAGAAAGTCTATCTGATACGTTGTGGAATCTTGAGGCGATGAGCAGTGATATGTTTGTCGTGCGTCATTCGTCGAGTGGTGCAGCACATTTTATGGCAACTCAAGTAACGCCAAATGTCGCCATCATCAATGCAGGCGATGGCTGGCATGCCCACCCAACCCAAGCCATGCTAGATATGCTGACCATTCACCGTGAAGTGGTACAAAAAGGCAAGGCGTTTGATGACTTAAGTGTGGCTATCGTGGGGGATATTAAGCATAGCCGTGTGGCACGCTCGGATATTTGTGCTTTGCAGACGCTTGGCGTTAAGGATTTAAGGGTTATTGCTCCACGCACATTATTACCTAAAGGCATAGAGCGTTATGGCGTAAATGTATGTGACAACATTAATCAAGGCGTGGTAGATTGTGATGTGATTATCGGTCTTCGTATTCAAAATGAGCGTATCGGCTCGCCACTACTGCCATCAACAAGCGAATACTTTAAGCACTATGGCATTAATGAGCATAGGCTAAACCTTGCCAAGCCAAATGCCATCGTTATGCACCCAGGACCGATGAATCGAGGTGTAGAGATTGCATCTGATGTGGCAGATGGTGAGCAGTCGGTTATCTTAAAGCAAGTCAATAACGGCATTGCTGTGCGTATGGCGGTGATGGCAATGGCAATGCGTGGGCAAGAACAGTCCAAAGGGTAATTGATTCTTTAAATTTAAGGCGATACTATGAAAAATTTACTTCCTAAAACTTGGCAATTTGATACCAAAAACATAACGACAGACACGAATGAAAAGTGGCTTATACCGCCCATCGTAGATCTGTGTGCACGCCTAAATAAGTTTGGTGATGGCACATCATTTACCCATGAATGTCAGACAGCGATTAAAAATGGCATTTTGCACGTGTGCACACCGCCTGATGATGGTGCGGTGCGAGAGTCTAGCTCACTGCTTAAAGAGGTTCGTGAAAAAGCTGCCAATCATGGACTAAATTTACATATGTTAGGGGCACTAACCCAAGGTCTAAAAGGCGAAAAGCTTGCTAACATCGCTGACATTAAGGCAGGCGGGGCAATTGGTGTTAGCAATGCCCGCTTTGCTTTTGCAAATGACGAAGTATTGTTAAGAGCATTAGAATATGCTAAAGCCTTTGATATTAAGGTGTTCTTCTACCCAGATGAGCCAAGTTTATCAAAAGGAGTGGCACATGATGGTTACATCGCAAGCTATCATGGATTGGCAGGTATTCCTTGGCTTGCTGAGACCGTCGCACTTGCTAAGCAAATTTTGATGGTAGAAGAGACGGGAATTTGTGCTCATTTTAGCCAGCTGACTTGCCGAACTTCTGTGGATTTGGTGCGGTTTGGCAAGGCTAGGGGCTTACCGATTACCTGTGATGTTGCCATGCACCAGCTGTTTTTAACTGATGATGATATTGAAGGCTATAACGCCAACGCCCATGTGTATCCGCCACTTCGCTCTAATACCGACCAAAGGGCTTTGCGACAGGGCTTGGCAGATGGAACGATTGACGCTATCTGTAGCCATCATGAACCATTATCAAGCACAGATAAGCTAATGCCATTTGCTGAGAGTGTGGCAGGCATTAGTAACTTTGATACTTTTGTATCGCTTGCTTGTCAGCTTGTGGCAGATGGCGTTTTGACCGATACACAGCTTGTGGAAAAAATCTGCCTAAATCCTGCTAACATTGCAGGAATTACTGATTATGAGCAGATTGGTGGAGCGGTGCTTATCGACCCAAATCAAGCGTGGCAAGTTACCAAGCAGTCTATATTATCTAAGGGTAAGAACACGCCATTTTTAGGTGATGAATTATTTGGTAAGGTTGTACAGACTTTTTTTTAAGTTTGGCAAATGTTAGATATGAAAAAGCCACCCGTAACGAGTGGCTTTTTTGGTGGCGGTATTAATTAAAGCCACGCTTAATATCGTTTATGGTTTTTTTACTTTTACCAAAAAAGTGACGCAACTTACGAACCAAGCGAAGGGTTTTAGTTAGATTGCTTTCGGTGAATGCTGCCTGACCATGTGGGATAACGATTGTGTTATTATTAGCGTCTGTCGTCAGTCCTGCATCGTGATCAAAGCCGATTGAGCTATCGCCGTGTTCACCTGTATCTTCAGCGACAATACGAACGATTTCTTGCTTTTCACGCAAAGGTGTTGTATCTAGTAGATACGATAGCGGCATATTTAGCTCGTTTTTTGCAGTGCGTTCGATGCGTACCAAATGCCCATACAGCTCAACAAACCAAGGGTCGTAATCAGCTGATTTTAGACCATCAAGCTCATCTTTAATAGGTAAGGGGTAAGGTAAATTCTTATAAAACTGCCAAAGATTAAGCGTACTTAGGTCAGTTTTTAGGATGTATTCATCATCTTTGGTACGTGTGATAAGTCTGCTATCAACAAGTTGAGCGATGTAGGTACTCCATTTTGGTAATTCTTTGCGACCAAGCACTCGGCGCAATTCATGCTCGCTAACTGTGCTGCTGTCTTTATGACGCTTATACGCCAAATTTAGCATATCAAGCAAGCTTAATAGTGGGTGGCGTACTGGCACTTCTTTGGTATCAAAGATGGAAAGCGTGTAGCTTATCTCTACCCCAAGCAAGATGATATTCCAAGACAAATACAGCCACATCAAGAAAATAGGAATCGCAGCAAACGCACCATAAATGGCTTCATAACTGGTGAAGTTGGTCATGACTGTCCCAAAAATTTGCTTGAGTGTCTCAAACAAAATGGCAACAATTATCCCTGCAATGGCAGCATTCTTAAATGGCACTTGAACTTTAGGAATAAACCAGTACATACCCACAAAGCCTGATACGGCTATCAATAAAGATACTAAGTATGCCCAAATACCCCAATCAATGCCATAACCTGCCACTTGACGATTAAAGAAATCAGCACTTTGTATGGCACTAGATGCACCGAATGCGACCGCCAAAATAATAGGACCAAGCGTAATCATCGCCCAGTAACGAATGACACTTTTCATGCCACCTGAACGTTCTTGGACACGCCAAATGTCGTTAAATGCTGTTTCAATCGTGACAAGTGTGATGATGGTGGTAACAAAAACACCAAGCACACCCACAATACCTAAATTGCTCGATTTTTCAGCGAAATTTTGGATATATCCGCCGATTTGAGCACTTGATGATGGTAAAAGATTGTCGTAAATCAGGTGCTCCATCTGTCCGCGTACACCTTCAAAGGCAGGTACGCTTGATAGCATGACTAAGATAACCGTTAAAATCGGCACAAGAGAAAGCAGCGTAGTATAAGTTAAGCTGGCTGCTTTTTGGGTACAATTATCTTCTAAGAAATGACGAACTAATAGCCGAAGGTACATAAACCAGCTATGGTGAGCAAAAGGAAGTTTGTTTAAAAAATTTGTCATAAGAATAATTTGGTTGCTTCTTGGTATGTCTAGTGTAGCAAATCTTGAGCAATTTTTAAAATAAAAACTTGTATGTTTTGTGAAACACAAGAAGGCTTAAGTGTAAATCGTGGCGTTTTTTAGGGGTTTTGGTTATAATGCTGTGATATATCACTTATAATAAGCCCATATCATGCCAAAACCAAAAGCACAATCTACCCCAAAACCCATCAAGCCTATCCGCCAAAAACTGTGGATCACTTGGATTGTATGGATTATTTGTCGGCTACTCGTGCTGCCGATTATTGTGGGTATGCCTTATGTAAAGGTCATCATGGCAGGTATGGCTTGGCAATTAGTCGTCTTATTGCCAGTGTTACTACTTAGTGGCATCGTCATGCGTGGCAAGTCGCCATATCCGCTGATTTTTATAAGTATGCTGACGCTGATTTATTTGGGGAATGCAGGCTTAGATATGCTGACTAAGATTTACGCTTACGCACCGCTAGGAGTGCAAGCGTTTTTTGTGGTAGAATTTGTATTATTATTGATGATTAATGCATGGCTATTTATTCTTCTAAGAAGATTGCCACCCATGCATCAAGCTAATAGACAATTAACAGATAACTAACTAAAAATAACGATTAGTTAATCTTAGTTAATTCCATCATGATAACCTTGCCATCATTTTTTTGACTAACTTTGATGGGTAGGTAGTTTAGGCTAGGCGCTAAGTAAAAACTGGTCGCACGATCTTTATCTTCGTGTATGCGGTCGATACGCACCACATCATACGTTCCAGCAGGCACAGTCAGTTTGCTTGCTCCTGCCTTTTTAAACTTAGTTTTCTCAATGCTGTCTTTTTTGACTAGGTTATAACTGCCCGTAAATTTATTATTCATTAATTCCTGACGAATCTTAGTTTCAAGGCTAAGATCATCATAGGCTTGCCCATTCATTTGTAAAGAAGCAGATTTGTCCTTATAGGTGCTGACGACTGTTTTTCCGATGAATCTAACATCATGAGTGTTGCCAATGCCAGCAAATTTTACCGACATGGTCGCAGTTTTTGGCGTAATGACATCATTGATGACAGTAAAGTTTGATTTTTGGTTTAACTTTGCAATCAAGGCGGCCTTAGCAGATACAGTGTAGTGATAGTCGTTTTTATGGTGGCTTAGTGTACGAGTTGCTACGCCTTTTTTGCCATCAGCATTTAGTACGTAAGTGGCATTAAAATCTAAGTCGCCAGCAGCGTGAGCGGCAGCTGTGCTGATTAGCGTGGTAGTGGCAGCAACTTTTAGTAGGGTTGTTAATTTCATAATTAAAAACTTTTGTGATGAATACTATTTCATAATGACCAACAATAGCTGCTTTTTCAAGGCAAAGTTGCAAAAATCAACAAAGCTGTAATATTGTTTTTTGATACTGTCTAAAAATTTTTCATAAAAACTGCTTGAAATTTTCCCCCAAAAGCACCACTTTTAAGCCAACCCCTTGTTGGGTTCATAGATTTTTATAATTTATTAACAAATTAATGGAGTTATCATGAAAATTCGTCCCCTACACGATCGTATCGTCGTTCGCCGCACTGAAGAAGAGCAAAAGACCGCAGGTGGTATTTTATTACCAGGTTCTGCCCAAGAAAAACCACAACAAGGTAAAGTGCTTGCAGTCGGTGGTGGTCAAGTTACCGATAATGGCGTGCGTGAATTAGATGTTAAAGTTGGCGATATCGTATTATTTGGTCAATATGCAGGTCAGACGATCAAGGTTGATGGCGAAGAGCTGCTTATCATGAAAGAAAGCGATGTGTTTGGCGTTTTAGAAGCTTAAATTTTAAAAGCTATTAAATTTTAAAAGTTAATTATCGCCAATATTGTTTGGTTTTAAAATTGCAAAAGTCCGCCTAGAGTTGGTGGCAACTTTACTAACATAGACACAATAACTGGAGAAAAATCATGGCAAAAGATGTCAATTTTGGAGCAACTGCTCGTGAAAAGATGATCAATGGCGTAAACGTTCTTGCAAATGCTGTTAAGGTGACGCTTGGACCTAAGGGTCGTAATGTAGTGATTGATAAGTCATTTGGTGCACCTACCATTACCAAAGATGGTGTGTCTGTCGCCAAAGAAATTGAGCTTGAAGATAAGTTTGAGAATATGGGTGCACAGCTTGTGCGTGAAGTTGCGTCTAAGACAAACGATGTGGCAGGTGACGGCACAACGACAGCGACCGTACTTGCTCAAGCTATCCTAACTGAAGGCATGAAGTCAGTGGCTGCTGGCATGAATCCGATGGATCTTAAGCGTGGCATTGATAAAGCCACCCGTCTTGTGGTAGATGAAATCCACGCCATCTCAACACCAGCTAACGACGATAAAGCCATCGCTCAAGTTGGCTCAATCTCTGCTAACTCTGACGTAAAAATTGGCGAGCTTATCTCTGAAGCCATGCAAAGAGTCGGCAAAAAAGGCGTTATCACCGTAGAAGAAGGCTCAGGCTTTGAAGATGCGTTAGAAGTTGTTGAAGGTATGCAGTTTGATCGTGGCTATATCAGCCCATACTTTGCAAATAAGCCTGATAGCCTAACTTGTGAATTTGACAATCCATCAATTTTGCTTGTGGATAAAAAAATCAGCAACATCCGTGAAATCGTGCCACTATTAGAAAAAGTCATGCAAACGAGTCGTCCGCTGCTTATCATTGCAGAAGACGTAGAAAACGAAGCTTTAGCAACGCTTGTGGTGAATAACTTGCGTGGCGGTCTAAAAGTGTGTGCTGTAAAAGCTCCAGGCTTTGGTGACAGACGTAAAGCCATGTTGCAAGACATCGCTGTCCTAACAGGCGGTACGGTTATCTCTGAAGAGGTAGGTCTATCGCTAGAAACAG encodes:
- a CDS encoding enoyl-CoA hydratase/isomerase family protein: MTDLMQARLMPTNGDKSIGVITINRPKALNAQNLEMVKFTAQTLDDWANDDNVAMVVLHGAGDKSLCAGGDIKSLYTNADEAEEFFGCEYGLMYNMHTYCKPVLSWGNGIVMGGGLGLHAASSHKVVTQSTLMAMPEVSIGLFPDAGASYFLNRMMEKVGLFLGLTGARFNGDDALYLGLADFAIEHEQFEAVLDGLTKVSFADDDLNHHRLTAFLQQFHRTDILAQGEILPNFAKINALMNAGDLLLVDKALQEYAGDSSFIQTAIDSYQNGSALTKAITWHIYHHLKTHDLSLDDIFKIEKAVAIQCVQQGDFKEGVRALLVDKDKNPKWQFSLSQINEACIRQYVPF
- a CDS encoding acetate/propionate family kinase; the encoded protein is MSLINPTLVLNCGSSSLKYALISEDGETRIEGLAEALGNTDARIKHKNLDGSKVDINIPNSGAHTEALQIILGDLIKEYQPVAVGHRVVHGGDKFTKATVINEEVLATIEELATLAPLHNPANALGIKAINDIYPKLPQVAIFDTAFHQTMPAHAYRYAVPKQLYTDHQIRRYGFHGTSHNYVSNRASKLTTQDGDKGWLVAHLGNGCSATAVYNGKSMDTSMGITPLEGLMMGTRSGDIDPSFHLHIHRTLGLSLEEVDTLLNKKSGLLGVSGVSNDMRILEQAAAEGNQDAILSLEMFAYRVAKYLLSLTAGLPVLTGVAFTGGIGENGADMRGKIVAHLKHLGAKIDTAKNDALIRGAEGSFHADDSAIELWVIPTDEEYQIMSETREILGL
- a CDS encoding DUF3108 domain-containing protein, with protein sequence MKLTTLLKVAATTTLISTAAAHAAGDLDFNATYVLNADGKKGVATRTLSHHKNDYHYTVSAKAALIAKLNQKSNFTVINDVITPKTATMSVKFAGIGNTHDVRFIGKTVVSTYKDKSASLQMNGQAYDDLSLETKIRQELMNNKFTGSYNLVKKDSIEKTKFKKAGASKLTVPAGTYDVVRIDRIHEDKDRATSFYLAPSLNYLPIKVSQKNDGKVIMMELTKIN
- a CDS encoding aspartate carbamoyltransferase catalytic subunit, whose protein sequence is MSKPQITASGGIRHFLGVEGLGRTQLENIIDKAMGYFDADGRLINTDELAGKTVMNLFFENSTRTRTTFEAAQKRLGANVLNLDIARSSTSKGESLSDTLWNLEAMSSDMFVVRHSSSGAAHFMATQVTPNVAIINAGDGWHAHPTQAMLDMLTIHREVVQKGKAFDDLSVAIVGDIKHSRVARSDICALQTLGVKDLRVIAPRTLLPKGIERYGVNVCDNINQGVVDCDVIIGLRIQNERIGSPLLPSTSEYFKHYGINEHRLNLAKPNAIVMHPGPMNRGVEIASDVADGEQSVILKQVNNGIAVRMAVMAMAMRGQEQSKG
- a CDS encoding YihY family inner membrane protein, with translation MTNFLNKLPFAHHSWFMYLRLLVRHFLEDNCTQKAASLTYTTLLSLVPILTVILVMLSSVPAFEGVRGQMEHLIYDNLLPSSSAQIGGYIQNFAEKSSNLGIVGVLGVFVTTIITLVTIETAFNDIWRVQERSGGMKSVIRYWAMITLGPIILAVAFGASSAIQSADFFNRQVAGYGIDWGIWAYLVSLLIAVSGFVGMYWFIPKVQVPFKNAAIAGIIVAILFETLKQIFGTVMTNFTSYEAIYGAFAAIPIFLMWLYLSWNIILLGVEISYTLSIFDTKEVPVRHPLLSLLDMLNLAYKRHKDSSTVSEHELRRVLGRKELPKWSTYIAQLVDSRLITRTKDDEYILKTDLSTLNLWQFYKNLPYPLPIKDELDGLKSADYDPWFVELYGHLVRIERTAKNELNMPLSYLLDTTPLREKQEIVRIVAEDTGEHGDSSIGFDHDAGLTTDANNNTIVIPHGQAAFTESNLTKTLRLVRKLRHFFGKSKKTINDIKRGFN
- a CDS encoding dihydroorotase, encoding MKNLLPKTWQFDTKNITTDTNEKWLIPPIVDLCARLNKFGDGTSFTHECQTAIKNGILHVCTPPDDGAVRESSSLLKEVREKAANHGLNLHMLGALTQGLKGEKLANIADIKAGGAIGVSNARFAFANDEVLLRALEYAKAFDIKVFFYPDEPSLSKGVAHDGYIASYHGLAGIPWLAETVALAKQILMVEETGICAHFSQLTCRTSVDLVRFGKARGLPITCDVAMHQLFLTDDDIEGYNANAHVYPPLRSNTDQRALRQGLADGTIDAICSHHEPLSSTDKLMPFAESVAGISNFDTFVSLACQLVADGVLTDTQLVEKICLNPANIAGITDYEQIGGAVLIDPNQAWQVTKQSILSKGKNTPFLGDELFGKVVQTFF
- the yaaA gene encoding peroxide stress protein YaaA, giving the protein MYFLLSPAKNLDEKTPVPLDITTGTPALIDDAITLMQTLKSCDVIDIQELMGVSAKIAELNVVRNQHWCYPFDENAKPAAYLFDGDVYTGLDAYQLNLDEMNYLNCHLGILSGLYGLLKPLDMMLPYRLEMGTKFKTPHADDLYQYWGDKITTLINQHMQHNKQSTLINLASNEYYKAVQPKKIKARIITPRFEDEKNGKYKVVSFYAKKARGLMVNFAAKNQITNPDDLKQFNTDGYYFKPNLSDDKTWVFQRNEQL
- a CDS encoding co-chaperone GroES, coding for MMKIRPLHDRIVVRRTEEEQKTAGGILLPGSAQEKPQQGKVLAVGGGQVTDNGVRELDVKVGDIVLFGQYAGQTIKVDGEELLIMKESDVFGVLEA
- the lptM gene encoding LPS translocon maturation chaperone LptM — its product is MKTLVYAFSGLVAIICLTSCGQKGALYLPADHTTKKDNFLLPKFTKHLDKKAHQDDIDKQSADQSY